The Coffea arabica cultivar ET-39 chromosome 4e, Coffea Arabica ET-39 HiFi, whole genome shotgun sequence genome includes a window with the following:
- the LOC140005443 gene encoding BURP domain-containing protein 16-like, producing the protein MNDMPETIISLLSPLHGHDTDHLNLASIPNNATFCEQANLACKADVDGITPLSMAYGYSTHPSLYPVDPLSYFKKSLLFTQSIMVNLPNLESQFPKRAFLPLKLSAKIPMNAKDLETHFPPSFQKAMLRKNMEISLMHCSAPNLQGEEKGCFNSLEGVITFAQAALRANNQQIVALTSSCQGTHQGSQVVIRSVHQVGANTSVSCHEIFFPFMAYYCHVLPSTQVFSVGVVNSKGLGAPDRGNGTTLYAICHLDTSSWPKDHPAFKSLKMSPGEAEVCHWSTKSNIIWILGADYNQH; encoded by the coding sequence ATGAATGACATGCCTGAGACCATCATATCCCTGCTATCCCCCTTGCATGGTCATGATACTGATCACCTTAACCTTGCATCTATACCCAACAATGCCACATTTTGCGAACAAGCAAATTTGGCTTGTAAAGCAGATGTCGATGGCATTACACCCCTATCCATGGCTTACGGTTATAGCACTCACCCATCACTTTATCCGGTTGATCCGTTATCGTATTTTAAGAAATCTTTGTTGTTTACCCAATCAATCATGGTGAACCTCCCCAATTTGGAATCTCAATTCCCCAAAAGAGCCTTCCTCCCACTAAAACTCTCCGCTAAAATTCCGATGAATGCGAAGGACCTGGAAACCCACTTTCCACCATCATTTCAAAAGGCGATGTTGAGAAAAAATATGGAGATCAGTTTGATGCATTGTTCGGCTCCCAATTTGCAAGGTGAGGAGAAGGGGTGTTTTAATTCACTAGAAGGAGTTATCACATTTGCCCAAGCTGCCTTGCGTGCAAACAACCAACAAATCGTCGCACTTACATCTTCATGCCAGGGAACTCACCAGGGAAGTCAAGTTGTTATCCGCAGCGTCCATCAAGTTGGGGCTAACACAAGCGTTAGTTgtcatgaaattttcttcccCTTCATGGCATATTATTGCCATGTCCTACCCTCCACCCAAGTGTTTAGTGTGGGTGTAGTGAACAGCAAAGGCTTGGGTGCTCCGGACAGGGGAAATGGGACAACACTCTATGCCATTTGTCATTTGGACACATCTTCTTGGCCTAAAGATCATCCAGCCTTCAAGAGTCTGAAAATGTCTCCTGGGGAAGCTGAAGTTTGCCATTGGTCGACCAAGTCTAATATTATCTGGATTCTCGGTGCCGACTACAATCAGCATTAA